From the genome of Triticum aestivum cultivar Chinese Spring chromosome 3B, IWGSC CS RefSeq v2.1, whole genome shotgun sequence, one region includes:
- the LOC123070331 gene encoding ribosome biogenesis protein BRX1 homolog 1 isoform X2, whose protein sequence is MPHRYGHLLRSITFLLPYKSEGKAYECDPNTVKDLISRTRCGLCLFFEWVQRDKEMFCWIINISKNNSTQLLVNPAFVSEMSEVKVKRAACAFSLNFCSDKKWAGVKNALEMVFSSPQHKTSEAPDNMYVFTRIDDCVYFRNIKINDFPNIAEGEPLDLKEVGPYFCLKLVDIHGETAVTYLPSDVVPQNKMNNMHTRPG, encoded by the exons ATGCCACACAG GTATGGACATTTGCTAAGGTCGATTACCTTTCTTCTGCCTTACAAGAGTGAAGGGAAGGCATATGAATGTGATCCCAACACAGTGAAAGATCTGATAAGTCGAACCAGATGTGGTTTATGTcttttctttgag TGGGTTCAAAGAGATAAGGAGATGTTTTGTTGGATAATTAATATATCGAAAAATAATTCTACTCAGTTACTTGTAAATCCAG CATTTGTATCAGAAATGTCAGAAGTGAAAGTTAAGCGTGCAGCTTGTGCTTTCTCATTAAACTTCTGTAGTGATAAAAAATGGGCTGGTGTAAAGAATGCTTTGGAGATG GTGTTTTCTTCACCTCAACACAAGACATCTGAAGCTCCTGATAATATGTATGTCTTCACAAGGATAGATGATTGTGTCTACTTCAGAAATATAAAG ATTAATGATTTCCCCAATATTGCCGAAGGCGAGCCATTGGATCTGAAAGAG GTTGGACCTTATTTTTGCCTGAAGCTTGTGGATATTCATGGAGAGACTGCTGTCACATATCTACCTTCAGATGTTGTTCCACAAAATAAG atgaacaacatgcatacccgtccaggataa
- the LOC123070331 gene encoding ribosome biogenesis protein BRX1 homolog 1 isoform X1 yields MPHRYGHLLRSITFLLPYKSEGKAYECDPNTVKDLISRTRCGLCLFFEWVQRDKEMFCWIINISKNNSTQLLVNPAFVSEMSEVKVKRAACAFSLNFCSDKKWAGVKNALEMVFSSPQHKTSEAPDNMYVFTRIDDCVYFRNIKINDFPNIAEGEPLDLKEVGPYFCLKLVDIHGETAVTYLPSDVVPQNKIKVCPIQYCSLSPELGSCIASHSLYLNGENYTILMENGHDLSAFEGYNVSLEEFLAEQPLLKIKHIVG; encoded by the exons ATGCCACACAG GTATGGACATTTGCTAAGGTCGATTACCTTTCTTCTGCCTTACAAGAGTGAAGGGAAGGCATATGAATGTGATCCCAACACAGTGAAAGATCTGATAAGTCGAACCAGATGTGGTTTATGTcttttctttgag TGGGTTCAAAGAGATAAGGAGATGTTTTGTTGGATAATTAATATATCGAAAAATAATTCTACTCAGTTACTTGTAAATCCAG CATTTGTATCAGAAATGTCAGAAGTGAAAGTTAAGCGTGCAGCTTGTGCTTTCTCATTAAACTTCTGTAGTGATAAAAAATGGGCTGGTGTAAAGAATGCTTTGGAGATG GTGTTTTCTTCACCTCAACACAAGACATCTGAAGCTCCTGATAATATGTATGTCTTCACAAGGATAGATGATTGTGTCTACTTCAGAAATATAAAG ATTAATGATTTCCCCAATATTGCCGAAGGCGAGCCATTGGATCTGAAAGAG GTTGGACCTTATTTTTGCCTGAAGCTTGTGGATATTCATGGAGAGACTGCTGTCACATATCTACCTTCAGATGTTGTTCCACAAAATAAG ATTAAAGTGTGTCCCATTCAATATTGTAGTTTGTCACCTGAATTGGGATCTTGCATAGCATCTCATTCCCTCTACTTGAATGGCGAAAACTATACGATCCTTATGGAGAATGGTCATGATTTGTCAGCATTTGAGGGTTATAATGTTAGCCTTGAGGAGTTTCTTGCAGAGCAACCATTATTGAAAATAAAACATATTGTTGGATAA
- the LOC123070331 gene encoding ribosome biogenesis protein BRX1 homolog 1 isoform X3 produces MSEVKVKRAACAFSLNFCSDKKWAGVKNALEMVFSSPQHKTSEAPDNMYVFTRIDDCVYFRNIKINDFPNIAEGEPLDLKEVGPYFCLKLVDIHGETAVTYLPSDVVPQNKIKVCPIQYCSLSPELGSCIASHSLYLNGENYTILMENGHDLSAFEGYNVSLEEFLAEQPLLKIKHIVG; encoded by the exons ATGTCAGAAGTGAAAGTTAAGCGTGCAGCTTGTGCTTTCTCATTAAACTTCTGTAGTGATAAAAAATGGGCTGGTGTAAAGAATGCTTTGGAGATG GTGTTTTCTTCACCTCAACACAAGACATCTGAAGCTCCTGATAATATGTATGTCTTCACAAGGATAGATGATTGTGTCTACTTCAGAAATATAAAG ATTAATGATTTCCCCAATATTGCCGAAGGCGAGCCATTGGATCTGAAAGAG GTTGGACCTTATTTTTGCCTGAAGCTTGTGGATATTCATGGAGAGACTGCTGTCACATATCTACCTTCAGATGTTGTTCCACAAAATAAG ATTAAAGTGTGTCCCATTCAATATTGTAGTTTGTCACCTGAATTGGGATCTTGCATAGCATCTCATTCCCTCTACTTGAATGGCGAAAACTATACGATCCTTATGGAGAATGGTCATGATTTGTCAGCATTTGAGGGTTATAATGTTAGCCTTGAGGAGTTTCTTGCAGAGCAACCATTATTGAAAATAAAACATATTGTTGGATAA